In a single window of the Bactrocera dorsalis isolate Fly_Bdor chromosome 2, ASM2337382v1, whole genome shotgun sequence genome:
- the LOC105233938 gene encoding probable muscarinic acetylcholine receptor gar-1 isoform X2, whose translation MTTPTHNEYTDIELSTLEIGGSSNKTDPIYSIKPDFITQWRQKKERENICKSIFNRFVEHTECKRLLEAAQLYHPFIGENGELNIWNANIDMDMLATYTNRSLNYSLLEDFTNVTTRGPTPSQVLPPFALWQSILIALCLSICIILTVGGNVLVLLAFIVDRNIRQPSNYFIASLAATDVLIGSISMPFYTIYVLMGYWDLGPLLCDLWLSVDYTVCLASQYTVLLITIDRYCSVKIAAKYRSWRTRKRVIYMVTITWIVPALLFFISIFGWEHFTGKRDLLPGQCAVQFLKDPVFNTALIIGYYWTTLIVLFILYGGIYRTAYEMQKRSEAKQRKMQSMVALSAGAMSGMAGHAAGIGVIEEKILKTQVEIGGNTTKDGNNCSGATKRGSGQMNPLTQAEAINGTAGDGVNEQRRISEGKMENGKRDGGSGETEKSERSSSPAFDSDEESSVNQAQQMANQQKLANLRKRSSIGLVFGAQAALIATRSKGNLTQCSINSKSNEAMATVATATSPNPTRSGVLIRTQSKEEVSVHTSASSERPKRTSCTTLSQIVETERQLDEQLRAEPTPPRSRSSTATKLLAESPLSPVDIAPIEVPRDQVQPCLVQAILPPPEQFQCPTPLSDYSDRPLGGNSSNSELNMTYNLLTNHSDLRFMDESSVMLASPTTNGSVTSSLRQAIPQAAAVMRAEVPTNQERANQVVTNPKLLQQALQKAVAAQQQQQQPKPKITRRASPPETGNPPAPPNGMEDFVKVRRESCIEAISLLSVNEHAKLIEDKVISTEIRRSSSPLETNTKSKGNATTAATTVTLTMQNQLTTTITTTVPPAQLEKIDERETFVATTTTSNKLVNTRQTTTSSTDSMAPPATSTAQIDNTTCTGYVSGAGISTTGGSSSSTSNTNNKPSSIKSQREASGEAASRNSSKRAFMQSIGKHFKSKKKIPLLVGGGRQKSKSENRARKAFRTISFILGCFVACWTPYHVLALVEGFCRNPPCTNEHLYMFSYFLCYANSPMNPFCYALANQQFKKTFTRILKGDFHMT comes from the exons ATGACAACGCCCACACATAATGAGTACACAGACATTGAACTGTCCACGCTGGAGATTGGCGGCAGCAGCAATAAAACAGATCCCATTTACTCCATCAAGCCGGATTTCATAACGCAATG GCGACAGAAAAAGGAGcgtgaaaatatttgcaaatccATTTTCAATCGCTTCGTCGAGCATACGGAATGTAAGCGTCTGCTGGAGGCCGCGCAATTGTATCATCCTTTCATCGGCGAGAATGGTGAACTGAACATTTGGAATGCCAATATCGATATGGATATGTTGGCAACCTATACCAACCGTAGTCTGAACTATAGCCTCTTGGAAGATTTTACGAATGTAACGACACGCGGTCCCACGCCCTCGCAAGTATTGCCACCTTTTGCGCTCTGGCAGAGCATACTGATAGCGCTGTGTCTATCGATCTGCATCATCTTGACGGTGGGCGGCAATGTGCTTGTACTGCTTGCCTTCATCGTGGATCGGAATATACGACAACCGAGCAATTATTTCATTGCATCTTTGGCCGCCACGGATGTGCTGATTG GCTCCATTTCAATGCCTTTCTACACGATATATGTGTTGATGGGCTACTGGGATTTGGGGCCATTGCTTTGTGATCTTTGGCTCTCTGTGGACTACACGGTCTGTTTGGCGTCACAGTATACAGTGCTGCTTATAACCATCGATCGTTATTGTTCGGTGAAGATCGCAGCAAAATATCGTAGTTGGCGTACCAGAAAACGTGTGATTTATATGGTCACTATTACATGGATTGTGCCGGCGTTGctctttttcatttccattttcgGTTGGGAACACTTTACGGGCAAGCGTGACCTCCTGCCTGGGCAGTGTGCTGTACAGTTTCTTAAGGATCCGGTTTTCAATACAGCGCTCATTATCGGCTACTATTGGACGACGCTCATAGTTCTATTTATCTTGTACGGTGGTATTTATCGTACCGCCTACGAAATGCAGAAACGTAGTGAAGCCAAACAGCGGAAAATGCAATCGATGGTGGCGCTAAGTGCAGGCGCAATGTCTGGTATGGCCGGACATGCAGCCGGTATAGGTGttatagaagaaaaaatactgaaaacccAAGTAGAGATCGGTGGCAACACGACGAAGGATGGTAACAACTGCAGCGGTGCGACAAAACGTGGCTCGGGTCAGATGAACCCACTTACACAAGCCGAAGCTATAAATGGCACTGCTGGCGATGGCGTTAACGAGCAGCGTCGCATTTCAGAAGGTAAAATGGAAAATGGCAAACGCGATGGTGGATCTGGTGAAACAGAGAAAAGTGAACGCTCCAGCAGTCCGGCATTCGATTCGGACGAGGAGAGTTCAGTCAATCAGGCACAGCAAATGGCAAATCAGCAAAAACTAGCCAATCTCCGCAAGCGTTCATCAATCGGCCTGGTTTTCGGCGCACAGGCCGCACTCATTGCTACCCGTAGTAAAGGTAATTTAACCCAATGCTCCATAAATTCCAAGTCCAATGAAGCCATGGCCACAGTGGCTACCGCCACATCCCCCAATCCAACACGCAGCGGTGTACTTATACGCACTCAAAGCAAAGAAGAGGTGAGTGTACATACAAGCGCGAGCAGCGAACGACCTAAACGTACATCCTGCACGACACTGTCACAAATTGTCGAAACAGAGCGGCAGCTGGATGAGCAACTCAGAGCGGAGCCTACGCCACCACGTTCACGATCAAGTACCGCTACAAAATTACTTGCTGAATCACCGCTTTCACCGGTCGACATTGCGCCTATCGAAGTGCCACGTGACCAGGTACAACCGTGCTTGGTACAAGCCATACTACCACCACCCGAGCAATTCCAATGTCCCACACCTCTCTCCGACTATTCGGACCGACCTTTGGGCGGCAACAGCAGTAACAGTGAACTAAATATGACCTACAACCTACTCACCAATCATTCCGATTTGCGTTTTATGGACGAAAGCTCCGTAATGCTGGCATCACCTACCACTAATGGCAGCGTCACCAGCTCATTGCGGCAAGCAATACCACAAGCCGCTGCTGTGATGCGTGCGGAAGTGCCGACCAATCAGGAACGTGCCAACCAAGTCGTCACTAACCCCAAACTGTTGCAACAGGCGCTGCAAAAAGCTGTAGCtgcgcagcaacaacagcaacaacctaAACCCAAAATTACAAGACGTGCTTCCCCACCTGAAACTGGTAATCCACCCGCTCCACCCAATG GCATGGAAGATTTCGTCAAAGTGCGTCGCGAAAGCTGCATAGAGGCTATTAGTTTGCTAAGCGTCAATGAGCATGCCAAGTTAATAGAGGACAAAGTGATCTCAACGGAAATACGACGCAGCTCCAGTCCGCTAGAGACGAATACGAAAAGTAAAGGAAACGCAACCACCGCCGCCACTACAGTGACGCTCACCATGCAAAATCAATTAACAACAACCATAACCACAACGGTGCCACCAGCGCAACTTGAGAAAATCGATGAACGCGAAACATTCGTGGCCACCACAACCACCAGCAATAAGTTGGTCAACACAAGGCAGACCACAACAAGCAGCACCGATTCGATGGCGCCGCCAGCAACAAGCACTGCACAAATTGACAACACAACCTGCACGGGCTACGTTTCGGGCGCTGGCATCAGCACCACCGGCGGCAGCAGTAGCAGCACCTCGAATACCAACAACAAGCCGTCGAGCATAAAGTCACAGCGCGAAGCGAGCGGTGAAGCGGCCAGCCGGAATTCGAGTAAACGCGCCTTTATGCAATCGATTGGCAAGCACTTCAAGAGCAAAAAGAAAATACCACTGCTGGTTGGTGGTGGGCGACAAAAATCAAAGTCGGAGAATCGTGCACGCAAAGCGTTTCGTACGATCTCCTTCATACTTGGCTGTTTTGTGGCGTGTTGGACGCCATATCATGTGCTCGCACTGGTGGAGGGCTTCTGTCGCAATCCACCCTGCACCAACGAGCATCTCTATATGTTTTCATACTTTCTTTGCTATGCGAATAGTCCGATGAATCCCTTTTGCTACGCGCTCGCGAATCAACAGTTCAAGAAGACGTTTACGCGCATACTCAAAGGTGATTTTCATATGACTTAA
- the LOC105233938 gene encoding probable muscarinic acetylcholine receptor gar-1 isoform X1, with amino-acid sequence MTTPTHNEYTDIELSTLEIGGSSNKTDPIYSIKPDFITQWRQKKERENICKSIFNRFVEHTECKRLLEAAQLYHPFIGENGELNIWNANIDMDMLATYTNRSLNYSLLEDFTNVTTRGPTPSQVLPPFALWQSILIALCLSICIILTVGGNVLVLLAFIVDRNIRQPSNYFIASLAATDVLIGSISMPFYTIYVLMGYWDLGPLLCDLWLSVDYTVCLASQYTVLLITIDRYCSVKIAAKYRSWRTRKRVIYMVTITWIVPALLFFISIFGWEHFTGKRDLLPGQCAVQFLKDPVFNTALIIGYYWTTLIVLFILYGGIYRTAYEMQKRSEAKQRKMQSMVALSAGAMSGMAGHAAGIGVIEEKILKTQVEIGGNTTKDGNNCSGATKRGSGQMNPLTQAEAINGTAGDGVNEQRRISEGKMENGKRDGGSGETEKSERSSSPAFDSDEESSVNQAQQMANQQKLANLRKRSSIGLVFGAQAALIATRSKGNLTQCSINSKSNEAMATVATATSPNPTRSGVLIRTQSKEEVSVHTSASSERPKRTSCTTLSQIVETERQLDEQLRAEPTPPRSRSSTATKLLAESPLSPVDIAPIEVPRDQVQPCLVQAILPPPEQFQCPTPLSDYSDRPLGGNSSNSELNMTYNLLTNHSDLRFMDESSVMLASPTTNGSVTSSLRQAIPQAAAVMRAEVPTNQERANQVVTNPKLLQQALQKAVAAQQQQQQPKPKITRRASPPETGNPPAPPNGNTNFTPPNELDNVEIERHLLVSYTGMEDFVKVRRESCIEAISLLSVNEHAKLIEDKVISTEIRRSSSPLETNTKSKGNATTAATTVTLTMQNQLTTTITTTVPPAQLEKIDERETFVATTTTSNKLVNTRQTTTSSTDSMAPPATSTAQIDNTTCTGYVSGAGISTTGGSSSSTSNTNNKPSSIKSQREASGEAASRNSSKRAFMQSIGKHFKSKKKIPLLVGGGRQKSKSENRARKAFRTISFILGCFVACWTPYHVLALVEGFCRNPPCTNEHLYMFSYFLCYANSPMNPFCYALANQQFKKTFTRILKGDFHMT; translated from the exons ATGACAACGCCCACACATAATGAGTACACAGACATTGAACTGTCCACGCTGGAGATTGGCGGCAGCAGCAATAAAACAGATCCCATTTACTCCATCAAGCCGGATTTCATAACGCAATG GCGACAGAAAAAGGAGcgtgaaaatatttgcaaatccATTTTCAATCGCTTCGTCGAGCATACGGAATGTAAGCGTCTGCTGGAGGCCGCGCAATTGTATCATCCTTTCATCGGCGAGAATGGTGAACTGAACATTTGGAATGCCAATATCGATATGGATATGTTGGCAACCTATACCAACCGTAGTCTGAACTATAGCCTCTTGGAAGATTTTACGAATGTAACGACACGCGGTCCCACGCCCTCGCAAGTATTGCCACCTTTTGCGCTCTGGCAGAGCATACTGATAGCGCTGTGTCTATCGATCTGCATCATCTTGACGGTGGGCGGCAATGTGCTTGTACTGCTTGCCTTCATCGTGGATCGGAATATACGACAACCGAGCAATTATTTCATTGCATCTTTGGCCGCCACGGATGTGCTGATTG GCTCCATTTCAATGCCTTTCTACACGATATATGTGTTGATGGGCTACTGGGATTTGGGGCCATTGCTTTGTGATCTTTGGCTCTCTGTGGACTACACGGTCTGTTTGGCGTCACAGTATACAGTGCTGCTTATAACCATCGATCGTTATTGTTCGGTGAAGATCGCAGCAAAATATCGTAGTTGGCGTACCAGAAAACGTGTGATTTATATGGTCACTATTACATGGATTGTGCCGGCGTTGctctttttcatttccattttcgGTTGGGAACACTTTACGGGCAAGCGTGACCTCCTGCCTGGGCAGTGTGCTGTACAGTTTCTTAAGGATCCGGTTTTCAATACAGCGCTCATTATCGGCTACTATTGGACGACGCTCATAGTTCTATTTATCTTGTACGGTGGTATTTATCGTACCGCCTACGAAATGCAGAAACGTAGTGAAGCCAAACAGCGGAAAATGCAATCGATGGTGGCGCTAAGTGCAGGCGCAATGTCTGGTATGGCCGGACATGCAGCCGGTATAGGTGttatagaagaaaaaatactgaaaacccAAGTAGAGATCGGTGGCAACACGACGAAGGATGGTAACAACTGCAGCGGTGCGACAAAACGTGGCTCGGGTCAGATGAACCCACTTACACAAGCCGAAGCTATAAATGGCACTGCTGGCGATGGCGTTAACGAGCAGCGTCGCATTTCAGAAGGTAAAATGGAAAATGGCAAACGCGATGGTGGATCTGGTGAAACAGAGAAAAGTGAACGCTCCAGCAGTCCGGCATTCGATTCGGACGAGGAGAGTTCAGTCAATCAGGCACAGCAAATGGCAAATCAGCAAAAACTAGCCAATCTCCGCAAGCGTTCATCAATCGGCCTGGTTTTCGGCGCACAGGCCGCACTCATTGCTACCCGTAGTAAAGGTAATTTAACCCAATGCTCCATAAATTCCAAGTCCAATGAAGCCATGGCCACAGTGGCTACCGCCACATCCCCCAATCCAACACGCAGCGGTGTACTTATACGCACTCAAAGCAAAGAAGAGGTGAGTGTACATACAAGCGCGAGCAGCGAACGACCTAAACGTACATCCTGCACGACACTGTCACAAATTGTCGAAACAGAGCGGCAGCTGGATGAGCAACTCAGAGCGGAGCCTACGCCACCACGTTCACGATCAAGTACCGCTACAAAATTACTTGCTGAATCACCGCTTTCACCGGTCGACATTGCGCCTATCGAAGTGCCACGTGACCAGGTACAACCGTGCTTGGTACAAGCCATACTACCACCACCCGAGCAATTCCAATGTCCCACACCTCTCTCCGACTATTCGGACCGACCTTTGGGCGGCAACAGCAGTAACAGTGAACTAAATATGACCTACAACCTACTCACCAATCATTCCGATTTGCGTTTTATGGACGAAAGCTCCGTAATGCTGGCATCACCTACCACTAATGGCAGCGTCACCAGCTCATTGCGGCAAGCAATACCACAAGCCGCTGCTGTGATGCGTGCGGAAGTGCCGACCAATCAGGAACGTGCCAACCAAGTCGTCACTAACCCCAAACTGTTGCAACAGGCGCTGCAAAAAGCTGTAGCtgcgcagcaacaacagcaacaacctaAACCCAAAATTACAAGACGTGCTTCCCCACCTGAAACTGGTAATCCACCCGCTCCACCCAATGGTAACACAAATTTCACACCACCAAATGAGCTTGATAATGTCGAAATTGAACGACACCTTCTTGTTTCCTACACAGGCATGGAAGATTTCGTCAAAGTGCGTCGCGAAAGCTGCATAGAGGCTATTAGTTTGCTAAGCGTCAATGAGCATGCCAAGTTAATAGAGGACAAAGTGATCTCAACGGAAATACGACGCAGCTCCAGTCCGCTAGAGACGAATACGAAAAGTAAAGGAAACGCAACCACCGCCGCCACTACAGTGACGCTCACCATGCAAAATCAATTAACAACAACCATAACCACAACGGTGCCACCAGCGCAACTTGAGAAAATCGATGAACGCGAAACATTCGTGGCCACCACAACCACCAGCAATAAGTTGGTCAACACAAGGCAGACCACAACAAGCAGCACCGATTCGATGGCGCCGCCAGCAACAAGCACTGCACAAATTGACAACACAACCTGCACGGGCTACGTTTCGGGCGCTGGCATCAGCACCACCGGCGGCAGCAGTAGCAGCACCTCGAATACCAACAACAAGCCGTCGAGCATAAAGTCACAGCGCGAAGCGAGCGGTGAAGCGGCCAGCCGGAATTCGAGTAAACGCGCCTTTATGCAATCGATTGGCAAGCACTTCAAGAGCAAAAAGAAAATACCACTGCTGGTTGGTGGTGGGCGACAAAAATCAAAGTCGGAGAATCGTGCACGCAAAGCGTTTCGTACGATCTCCTTCATACTTGGCTGTTTTGTGGCGTGTTGGACGCCATATCATGTGCTCGCACTGGTGGAGGGCTTCTGTCGCAATCCACCCTGCACCAACGAGCATCTCTATATGTTTTCATACTTTCTTTGCTATGCGAATAGTCCGATGAATCCCTTTTGCTACGCGCTCGCGAATCAACAGTTCAAGAAGACGTTTACGCGCATACTCAAAGGTGATTTTCATATGACTTAA